A window of the Lolium perenne isolate Kyuss_39 chromosome 7, Kyuss_2.0, whole genome shotgun sequence genome harbors these coding sequences:
- the LOC127317517 gene encoding xyloglucan O-acetyltransferase 3 has translation MAPLPHSPSSGGSPRSLKRSSSGSEWSAVVQRNIKSSLLLLLLLSAAFAFSILYSSRGLTVGTTASSGETLTQRPLHVALDVSRRMPGDVEAPGDNNVSPEQDISLPSANSSSSSAAAAPNTAYEQNSGQSVQLEEKCDISRGKWVREPNGPVYTNLTCPMLPDFKNCQKFGKDPGHLFWRWQPDGCELPRFVPERFLDVVRGKRLAFIGDSLARNQMDSLLCLLSQAETPTEVHTDAFDKFGTWHFPAHDFTLMVMWTEFYAHAVPVAGADGKPTASFDIHLDRLGAEWTSRLPGLDYAVISGGNWFFRVNYLWEGGRRIGCVNCGRDANLTDVGVPYAVRRVVRAAVEGIARCRDCKSGLVTFLRTYSPDHFEHGSWFSGGTCDRKAPLEEGEVSMGSIGWELRRVQSEEVRRVRRSSGGRRFGVLDVTKAMMMRADGHPGAHFDSRWMRNGSDCLHWCLPGPVDMWNGVLLQRLAEISPPSTAR, from the exons ATGGCTCCACTTCCTCACTCTCCTTCCTCGGGTGGCAGCCCGAGATcgctgaagaggagcagcagcggCAGCGAGTGGAGCGCGGTGGTGCAGAGGAACATCAAGTCCTCGCTGCTGCTGCTTCTGCTGCTCTCCGCCGCATTCGCCTTCTCCATCCTCTACTCGTCCCGTGGCTTGACCGTTGGGACGACGGCATCGAGCGGCGAGACGCTGACGCAGAGGCCCCTTCACGTAGCCCTCGACGTCAGCCGTCGGATGCCTGGAGATGTCGAAGCGCCTGGAGACAACAATGTTTCACCTGAACAGGACATCTCCCTGCCATCGGCgaactcatcatcatcatcagctgCTGCTGCACCGAACACAGCTTATGAACAAAATTCTGGTCAAA GTGTGCAGCTTGAGGAGAAGTGCGACATTTCGAGAGGGAAATGGGTGAGGGAGCCGAATGGCCCGGTGTACACCAACCTGACGTGCCCGATGCTTCCGGACTTCAAGAACTGCCAGAAGTTCGGCAAGGACCCCGGCCACCTCTTCTGGCGGTGGCAGCCCGACGGGTGCGAGCTGCCGCGGTTCGTGCCGGAGCGGTTCCTGGACGTCGTCCGCGGGAAGCGGCTGGCCTTCATCGGCGACTCGCTGGCGCGCAACCAGATGGACTCCCTGCTCTGCCTCCTGTCCCAGGCCGAGACGCCCACGGAGGTGCACACGGACGCGTTCGACAAGTTCGGTACGTGGCACTTCCCGGCGCACGACTTCACGCTCATGGTGATGTGGACGGAGTTCTACGCGCACGCGGTGCCCGTCGCCGGCGCCGACGGGAAGCCCACGGCCTCCTTCGACATCCACCTCGACAGGCTCGGCGCGGAGTGGACGAGCCGCCTCCCGGGCCTGGACTACGCCGTCATCTCCGGCGGCAACTGGTTCTTCCGCGTCAACTACCTCTGGGAGGGCGGGCGCCGGATCGGCTGCGTCAACTGCGGACGCGACGCGAACCTCACCGACGTCGGCGTCCCCTACGCCGTGCGCCGCGTGGTGAGGGCGGCCGTGGAGGGCATCGCGCGGTGCAGGGATTGCAAGAGCGGCCTTGTTACTTTCCTGCGCACCTACTCGCCGGACCACTTCGAGCACGGCTCGTGGTTCAGCGGCGGCACCTGCGACAGGAAGGCGCCGCTGGAGGAAGGGGAGGTGAGCATGGGGAGCATCGGGTGGGAGCTGCGGAGGGTGCAGAGCGAGGAGGTGAGGCGGGTGAGGAGGAGCAGTGGCGGCAGGAGGTTTGGGGTGCTGGACGTGACCAAGGCCATGATGATGCGCGCCGACGGCCACCCCGGCGCGCACTTCGACAGCAGGTGGATGAGGAACGGCAGCGACTGCCTGCACTGGTGCCTGCCGGGGCCTGTCGACATGTGGAACGGCGTGCTGCTACAGAGGCTCGCCGAGATCTCGCCGCCGTCCACGGCGCGGTGA